From Anopheles funestus chromosome 3RL, idAnoFuneDA-416_04, whole genome shotgun sequence, a single genomic window includes:
- the LOC125767510 gene encoding uncharacterized protein LOC125767510 produces MTATSTNEPAAFDHIETIIIEGQPTDIVYHRFANKLFLIITQHQKMANVYTVRSHAHNDLSGDDSATSGTPTDGSNRIYTIKHTFGASSDEAEAAIRYLMNFMQQSEEIVITLGLRQIDKATLDQIGAQLRKIVLK; encoded by the coding sequence ATGACCGCAACCAGTACAAACGAACCGGCGGCTTTCGATCACATCGAAACGATTATTATTGAGGGACAGCCGACCGATATTGTGTACCACCGGTTTGCGAATAAGCTGTTCCTCATCATCACCCAACACCAGAAGATGGCCAACGTGTATACAGTACGAAGCCACGCGCACAACGACCTGAGTGGAGACGATAGTGCCACTTCCGGTACACCGACAGACGGTTCGAATCGAATCTACACCATAAAGCACACGTTCGGTGCCAGTTCGGATGAGGCGGAGGCGGCCATCCGTTACCTGATGAACTTCATGCAGCAGAGCGAAGAGATAGTCATTACTCTAGGACTGCGGCAGATCGATAAAGCAACGCTGGACCAAATCGGAGCCCAACTGCGGAAGATTGTGTTGAAGTAG
- the LOC125767502 gene encoding proteasome subunit beta type-4 → MYPMGSNTMAGPFWSNGPAPGAYYHFPGSAVNGNATLAPRSDTSGDFGTQRSYYPVTTGTSVVGLMFKDGVIIAADKLISYGSLARFHDVDRVYRINDKTVLGIGGDFADFQYIKRHIDQKVIDDQCLDDKNEMKPRSFYNWLTRVMYNRRSDFQPLYLDLVIGGMQDGEPFLGHVNLRGRSYTSNVVATGYGTHLALPLLREYSENPEAYQNLGQPQANDLMKRVMEVLWYRDCRSDPKYSQAICTVNGVQLDADCFVAQNWDLAHTIKGY, encoded by the exons ATGTATCCAATGGGAAGTAACACCATGGCCGGTCCGTTCTGGAGCAATGGTCCTGCTCCGGGTGCATACTACCACTTCCCGGGCAGTGCAGTCAATGGTAACGCAACGCTGGCACCACGTTCGGATACTTCCGGTGACTTTGGCACACAACGGTCGTA CTACCCAGTAACCACCGGCACATCCGTGGTCGGTTTAATGTTTAAGGACGGTGTGATCATTGCGGCGGATAAGCTTATTTCGTACGGATCGCTTGCACGATTCCACGATGTGGACCGTGTGTATCGTATAAACGACAAGACTGTCCTCGGAATCGGCGGAGACTTTGCCGACTTTCAGTACATCAAGCGTCACATCGATCAGAAGGT TATCGACGATCAGTGCCTGGATGATAAGAACGAAATGAAGCCACGCTCTTTCTACAATTGGCTCACCCGGGTGATGTACAACCGTCGGTCCGATTTCCAACCACTCTACCTCGATCTCGTCATTGGCGGTATGCAGGACGGTGAACCGTTCTTGGGACACGTGAATCTGCGTGGCCGTTCGTACACTAGCAATGTCGTAGCAACTGGGTATGGTACGCATTTGGCACTGCCACTGTTGCGCGAGTATTCAGAGAATCCGGAAGCCTATCAAAACCTCGGTCAGCCCCAAGCGAATGATCTGATGAAGCGCGTAATGGAGGTGTTATGGTATCGTGATTGCCGCAGCGATCCGAAGTACTCGCAAGCCATCTGTACTGTTAACGGTGTACAGCTGGATGCCGATTGTTTCGTCGCACAGAACTGGGATCTGGCCCATACGATCAAGGGGTATTGA
- the LOC125767493 gene encoding retinoid-inducible serine carboxypeptidase-like, translating to MKLSIVLTLALTMVGAVPREGFGPGMQDWGFAEVRPGAHMFWWLYYTTADVPNHADRPLVIWLQGGPGASSMYGNFEELGPQTLELDERNHTWVRDYNVLFIDNPVGTGFSYVEDFSLLTKTNGEIADDLVELMKQFYSLQPEFRDTPLHIYAESYGGKMAPEFAYVLDKAIKNGEIECNLQSVGIVAPWVSPIDSVLSWAEFLLNMGFVDTKGYNAIQASAIETEHVLNQGQWEQATNLWGMTENVILRETHGIDFYNVLFKQDFAGTRSQMEQFSRDMRSAIASRATRLATEDRDQMLEDLMRFEVAPALSLPPESVYGAQSGRVFNTLAGDFMKPAIDVVELLLNNTSLDVVIITGQLDLIVATPGNVRWIEKIQWSGRNNYLQSPRNAVGQHGVLEGYEKSYGKLAVYWALRAGHMVPADNPILMDYILQKHVPV from the exons ATGAAGCTTTCAATCGTGTTGACGTTGGCTTTAACCATGGTGGGAGCAG TTCCTCGGGAAGGCTTCGGTCCAGGCATGCAGGACTGGGGTTTTGCCGAAGTTCGACCAGGTGCGCATATGTTTTGGTGGCTGTACTACACGACCGCTGATGTACCGAACCATGCCGATCGACCGCTTGTCATTTGGCTGCAGGGTGGCCCTGGTGCGTCCTCCATGTACGGTAACTTCGAAGAGCTCGGCCCACAAACACTCGAACTAGACGAACGGAACCACACGTGGGTGCGGGACTATAACGTTCTGTTCATCGACAATCCCGTCGGAACAGGCTTCAGCTATGTAGAGGACTTCTCTCTGCTCACCAAAACGAATGGCGAGATTGCGGATGATTTGGTAGAGTTGATGAAACAATTCTACTCCCTGCAACCAGAGTTCCGTGACACACCACTGCACATTTATGCCGAGAGCTACGGAGGCAAGATGGCACCTGAGTTTGCGTACGTGCTGGATAAGGCGATCAAGAACGGTGAGATTGAGTGCAATCTGCAGTCTGTCGGCATTGTGGCACCATGGGTTTCGCCTATCGATTCGGTATTGTCGTGGGCTGAATTCCTACTCAACATGGGCTTTGTCGACACGAAAGGCTACAACGCAATTCAGGCTTCGGCTATCGAAACGGAACACGTGCTCAACCAGGGCCAATGGGAACAGGCGACTAATCTGTGGGGTATGACGGAGAACGTAATACTTCGCGAAACTCATGGAATCGATTTCTATAACGTTCTGTTCAAGCAGGATTTTGCTGGAACCAGATCTCAAATGGAGCAGTTTTCTCGCGACATGAGAA GTGCAATTGCATCACGAGCCACCCGTTTAGCGACCGAAGATCGCGATCAGATGCTGGAAGATCTGATGCGCTTCGAGGTGGCACCCGCACTAAGCCTTCCGCCAGAATCAGTGTATGGTGCACAGAGCGGTCGTGTGTTTAACACACTTGCCGGTGACTTCATGAAACCTGCCATCGATGTGGTAGAGCTACTGCTCAACAACACCAGCCTCGATGTGGTGATCATTACCGGGCAGCTGGATCTGATCGTAGCCACCCCGGGCAATGTGCGATGGATTGAAAAGATCCAGTGGAGTGGCCGTAACAACTACCTACAATCACCACGAAATGCCGTCGGTCAACACGGTGTATTGGAGGGATACGAGAAGAGTTATGGCAAGTTGGCAGTCTACTGGGCACTGCGAGCCGGCCATATGGTTCCCGCCGATAACCCCATACTGATGGACTACATTCTACAAAAGCATGTACCGGTGTAG
- the LOC125767491 gene encoding retinoid-inducible serine carboxypeptidase-like, whose product MSRDDLSNVWMIAFTVCCSTVVTANGFGPGKQIWGYSEVRPRAFIFWWLYRTHAQPYDSEKPLIIWLQGGPGASSSGFGNFEEIGPLDRMLKPRENSWVREYNVLFVDSPVGSGFSYAEDLSLLARNSTTVVSDLLEFLKQFYQTIRATTAIDWESVPLYIASESYGGRIAVEFAYALAKEIQADVMHCKLVGLLLGSAWLSPLDSIAAWPSYLSGLGYMDETGRERIASRVAAVSEKMAQQRPGMALEGWHGLQQAIIQETEGINCYNVLKPTTKEIPALAIESDEVLEYGETLWWYSDTSAPPVIESHSSLERLMRGPVSRMLGIANKSPWGSQRTAVFDALSDDFLQSSIRTVEVLLNETTIELVLFSGQLDLITCLPGTLAWMNRLFQKRTDRNPRQEAFTVGGMDGVIDGYRTAYSERFVHYTVLRAGHMVPADNPSAMAHILRRHIVRF is encoded by the exons ATGAGTAGAGACGATCTTTCGAATGTTTGGATGATAGCGTTCACTGTATGCTGTTCAACTGTAG TCACTGCCAATGGATTTGGTCCGGGCAAACAAATCTGGGGTTACAGTGAGGTGCGCCCAAGGGCTTTCATTTTCTGGTGGCTCTATCGAACGCATGCACAACCGTATGATTCAGAAAAGCCACTTATTATCTGGCTCCAGGGTGGCCCAGGTGCGTCATCTAGTGGGTTTGgtaattttgaagaaattggACCACTCGATAGAATGCTTAAGCCGCGTGAAAATTCCTGG GTTAGAGAGTACAATGTCCTGTTCGTCGACAGTCCAGTTGGCAGTGGGTTTAGTTACGCCGAAGATCTTTCTCTATTGGCCCGCAACAGTACAACGGTAGTGAGCGATTTGCTCGAATTTCTGAAACAGTTTTACCAGACTATCAGAGCAACCACCGCGATCGATTGGGAGAGCGTTCCATTGTACATCGCGTCCGAAAGCTACGGAGGTCGTATTGCGGTTGAATTTGCGTATGCGCTAGCAAAGGAAATCCAAGCTGATGTGATGCATTGCAAGTTGGTGGGTCTTTTGCTTGGTAGCGCTTGGCTATCGCCTCTTGATAGCATAGCCGCGTGGCCAAGTTATTTATCCGGCCTAGGATATATGGATGAAACTGGACGTGAACGTATCGCAAGTAGAGTAGCCGCGGTGAGCgaaaaaatggcacaacagcgCCCCGGTATGGCCTTGGAAGGATGGCATGGATTGCAGCAGGCTATCATTCAGGAGACGGAGGGAATTAATTGTTACAATGTATTGAAGCCAACAACAAAGGAGATTCCTGCACTAGCAATCGAAAGCGACGAAG TGTTGGAGTATGGAGAAACGCTATGGTGGTACAGCGACACCAGTGCACCGCCAGTTATTGAGTCGCACAGCTCCCTTGAGCGGCTGATGCGTGGACCCGTCTCGCGTATGCTTGGCATCGCAAACAAATCACCCTGGGGTAGCCAACGGACAGCCGTATTCGATGCGCTGAGCGATGATTTTCTCCAATCCAGTATCAGGACGGTAGAAGTCTTGTTGAACGAAACCACCATCGAGCTGGTACTGTTCAGCGGCCAGTTGGATCTTATTACTTGCCTACCGGGGACACTCGCATGGATGAACCGATTGTTTCAAAAGCGAACTGACCGGAATCCACGCCAGGAGGCTTTTACGGTCGGTGGAATGGATGGTGTCATTGATGGTTACCGTACTGCGTACAGCGAACGATTTGTACACTACACCGTTCTCCGTGCCGGTCACATGGTGCCGGCTGATAATCCTTCGGCAATGGCACATATATTGCGCAGGCACATCGTGCGATTCTAG